A window of the Brumimicrobium sp. genome harbors these coding sequences:
- a CDS encoding DUF4465 domain-containing protein has translation MKKFYFLASVLLAAFTIQAQTTIDFEEITLTPETYIPATSGDGTFVSKGATFHSYYFADWDWWTSWFAPSNMTDNTTAGFTNEGSAYPASGANSSSNYVVFLSGDADNGYISFDDKVDMTSMAITNTTYAFLSMRDGDGLAKIFGENGDKDFFYVDIYGIDGNDTIATTRFYLADFTSDEATDHYIVDSWENVDLSAFQGITQISFHLTTSDMGTYGPNTPFYFALDDLVYTEHTLSLNEEQAKLFKMYPNPAQNTLYIEGEGSYEISNLNGQYILTINANQKTDISHIQPGIYLVTNQNQQTQKLIIH, from the coding sequence ATGAAGAAGTTTTATTTTCTAGCAAGTGTGCTTCTTGCTGCATTCACAATTCAAGCACAAACCACGATTGATTTTGAAGAAATCACACTCACACCCGAAACCTATATTCCCGCCACAAGTGGAGATGGTACCTTCGTTTCCAAAGGGGCTACATTTCATAGCTACTATTTTGCTGATTGGGACTGGTGGACCAGTTGGTTCGCTCCTTCCAACATGACTGATAATACCACTGCTGGTTTTACAAACGAGGGAAGTGCATATCCTGCTAGCGGAGCAAATAGCTCAAGCAATTATGTGGTTTTCCTATCTGGAGATGCAGACAATGGTTATATTTCATTTGATGACAAAGTTGACATGACAAGTATGGCTATTACAAATACCACTTATGCTTTTCTATCTATGCGCGATGGAGATGGTTTGGCAAAAATATTTGGTGAAAATGGAGATAAAGATTTCTTCTATGTTGATATCTACGGTATAGATGGGAACGATACAATTGCAACTACTCGTTTTTACTTGGCTGATTTTACATCCGATGAAGCGACAGATCATTATATTGTAGATAGCTGGGAAAATGTTGATCTTTCAGCATTTCAGGGAATTACTCAAATATCTTTTCATTTGACAACCTCAGATATGGGAACGTATGGACCAAATACTCCTTTTTATTTTGCACTAGACGACTTAGTATATACGGAACATACACTTTCTTTAAATGAAGAACAAGCAAAATTATTTAAGATGTATCCTAATCCAGCTCAAAATACACTATATATCGAAGGAGAAGGAAGCTATGAAATTAGCAACTTAAATGGTCAATATATCTTAACCATAAACGCAAATCAAAAAACAGATATCTCTCACATTCAGCCAGGAATATACTTAGTTACAAATCAAAACCAACAAACTCAAAAATTGATTATTCACTAA
- a CDS encoding TonB-dependent receptor, which translates to MSFKGIHISLDKLFIMFLYGVCMPFFAFGQSDTTVFEEITIKGHHPRFEQQTILKQQDIQKLVPSDLGTALQYINGISIKNYGDIGGLKTLSYRGLGGEHTQLIIDGEPISDPQSGQINYATIPPNNIEEIKLYEQNNSELLPVSALVKSNVVLVKTFDQQFGTHPFALRTNFLLGSFGQKEADIRLKNTGKNYFISTSGAYKAYKGDYTYRLPFGNQDTSYRRQNNELTDFHINLGGGYKWRKQENKHVLTTNLSTHTIQQELPGAVILYNNLTQATMSTQSSLASLHYNWYSKNSTLKGFAQYAHRYLRYYDPNFLNSVGFLENKYTTQSVSGGFHYQYHWKDFYFNIGDDFSYDILTSNRDIGSPSRYTNTAMLRVKYEMKYFFAEANGFLQSFIDNNTLFSHQKSYHKFNPTIAIYTSEQLVKKIQFYAWFKPSSRAPSFTDLYYSQIGNKDLDPEEATQFNAGINSGFTQKGFSLTIQTNFFKNWVRNKILALPTKNLFIWSIQNVGKVDVIGGDINLNLKYEYKNWRTSLQLGFNYQQVEDISDKNSPTYRHQIAYTPKITGNTLFSISFKGIFLSYAGLYIGERYSLNENIPSNHLDAYFTSDLSLGYQLKLAEKHTIELQAGIKNLTDIPYNYIRYFVMPGRNYFIKLSYAFN; encoded by the coding sequence ATGAGTTTTAAAGGCATACATATTTCATTGGATAAATTATTTATCATGTTTCTATATGGAGTGTGTATGCCTTTCTTTGCTTTCGGGCAATCGGATACTACTGTTTTTGAAGAAATTACCATCAAAGGTCACCACCCACGATTTGAACAACAAACCATCTTAAAACAACAAGATATACAAAAGTTAGTTCCTTCTGATTTAGGTACTGCATTACAATATATTAATGGTATAAGCATTAAAAATTATGGAGATATTGGAGGACTCAAAACGCTATCATATCGAGGTTTAGGTGGAGAACATACACAGTTAATTATAGATGGAGAACCCATTAGCGATCCTCAATCAGGACAAATCAACTATGCTACCATCCCTCCAAATAACATTGAAGAAATCAAACTATATGAACAGAATAATTCGGAACTACTTCCTGTTTCTGCTTTAGTTAAAAGCAATGTTGTACTCGTTAAAACCTTTGATCAGCAATTTGGAACACATCCTTTTGCTCTAAGAACTAATTTTCTATTAGGTAGCTTCGGGCAAAAAGAAGCAGATATACGTCTAAAAAATACAGGTAAAAACTATTTTATAAGTACTTCAGGAGCCTATAAAGCATACAAAGGAGATTATACATATCGTTTACCATTTGGCAATCAAGATACTTCCTATCGCAGGCAAAATAATGAACTCACTGATTTTCATATCAATTTAGGCGGTGGTTATAAGTGGAGAAAGCAAGAAAATAAACATGTTCTAACCACTAATTTGTCCACCCACACTATACAACAAGAACTCCCCGGAGCTGTAATTTTGTATAATAACTTAACACAAGCTACCATGAGTACACAAAGTTCTCTTGCTAGTTTACACTATAATTGGTATAGCAAGAATAGTACACTTAAAGGATTTGCACAATATGCTCATAGATATTTAAGATATTACGATCCAAATTTTCTGAATAGTGTAGGATTTCTTGAAAATAAATACACAACACAATCTGTGAGCGGTGGCTTCCATTATCAATATCATTGGAAAGATTTTTATTTCAATATAGGTGATGATTTTTCGTATGATATATTAACCAGCAATAGAGATATTGGGAGCCCAAGTAGATATACCAATACAGCTATGTTACGAGTAAAATACGAAATGAAATATTTCTTTGCCGAAGCAAATGGTTTTTTACAAAGTTTTATAGACAACAACACTCTATTTTCACATCAAAAATCCTATCATAAATTCAACCCTACAATAGCTATTTATACCTCTGAACAATTAGTAAAAAAAATCCAATTTTATGCGTGGTTTAAACCATCATCCCGAGCTCCTTCTTTCACAGATTTGTATTATTCGCAAATAGGGAATAAGGATTTAGACCCAGAGGAAGCCACACAATTCAACGCAGGAATTAATTCAGGATTTACTCAAAAAGGATTCTCCCTCACCATTCAAACAAACTTCTTTAAAAATTGGGTGCGCAATAAGATTTTAGCACTACCAACCAAAAATCTATTCATCTGGTCGATTCAAAATGTTGGAAAAGTAGATGTGATTGGAGGAGATATCAATCTGAATCTGAAATACGAATATAAAAATTGGAGAACTTCTCTACAACTAGGATTTAACTATCAACAGGTAGAAGATATCAGTGATAAAAATAGCCCTACTTATCGCCATCAAATTGCTTATACTCCTAAAATTACGGGAAATACACTTTTTAGCATCTCTTTCAAAGGAATATTTTTAAGTTATGCTGGACTATACATCGGAGAACGATATAGTTTGAATGAAAACATCCCAAGTAACCATCTTGATGCATATTTTACTTCTGATTTATCATTAGGGTACCAATTAAAACTGGCAGAAAAACATACTATTGAGCTACAAGCAGGTATCAAAAATCTGACTGATATACCATATAATTATATTCGGTATTTTGTCATGCCGGGAAGAAATTATTTTATAAAATTAAGTTATGCGTTTAATTAG
- a CDS encoding T9SS type A sorting domain-containing protein, translating into MNKIYITLITLFIFQVGYTQDYAPAAGLPGSTAIKYDSSVFVAWATGIDLSRGYINIENPSASYNGFNYASYGEPEDALGPASGNSTDGVVSLGDSGVAILTFKHPIINGDGWDFAIFENSVTDDFLELAFVEVSSDGVHFVRFPNHSKTQTTTPIGSFGSIEATDIHNLAGKYRVGFGTPFDLEDLKDSVLIDIQNITHIKIIDVVGTLGNKGGVDSYGNKINDPFPTAFHSGGFDLAGVGVIHHNPNVTSLENLSYHFIRIYPNPTTSYITIEVQNEMEITLKDILGATVLSQTIHAGSNKLSLESFGSGIYFLRTQGETIKLIKE; encoded by the coding sequence ATGAATAAAATTTATATAACACTCATCACCTTATTTATATTTCAAGTAGGATATACGCAGGATTATGCACCAGCTGCTGGGCTACCTGGAAGCACGGCGATTAAATACGATTCTTCTGTTTTTGTAGCTTGGGCTACTGGGATAGATTTATCCCGAGGTTATATCAATATAGAAAATCCAAGCGCTTCCTACAATGGATTTAACTATGCTTCTTATGGAGAACCCGAAGATGCATTAGGTCCAGCATCTGGAAATTCAACAGACGGTGTTGTTTCTTTGGGAGATAGTGGAGTTGCTATACTAACCTTTAAACATCCAATTATCAATGGAGATGGATGGGATTTTGCCATTTTTGAAAATAGTGTAACAGATGATTTTTTAGAGTTAGCCTTTGTGGAAGTAAGTTCAGACGGTGTCCATTTCGTCCGTTTTCCTAATCATTCTAAAACTCAAACAACAACACCTATTGGGAGTTTTGGCTCCATTGAAGCAACAGATATACACAATCTAGCAGGTAAATATCGCGTAGGATTTGGAACTCCTTTTGACTTAGAAGATCTAAAAGATAGTGTTCTCATAGATATCCAAAATATAACGCACATAAAAATTATAGATGTGGTAGGTACATTAGGAAACAAGGGAGGAGTAGATAGTTATGGCAACAAAATAAACGATCCCTTCCCTACTGCTTTCCATTCAGGGGGTTTTGACTTGGCTGGCGTAGGTGTAATTCATCATAATCCAAATGTGACATCATTAGAAAATTTATCGTATCATTTTATAAGAATTTATCCAAATCCTACAACTTCCTATATCACTATTGAAGTACAAAATGAAATGGAAATCACTCTTAAAGACATACTTGGCGCAACAGTATTATCGCAAACAATCCATGCTGGTTCGAATAAGTTATCACTTGAATCTTTTGGTTCAGGGATTTATTTTCTTAGAACACAAGGAGAAACCATAAAGTTGATAAAAGAATAA
- a CDS encoding OmpA family protein, with protein sequence MKYFYWSLILCLNLIQFSFAQVEDESCLPPNKKTQKLLDKAKTSSPQEAADLFRQATESEPDNAQVHYEFALYAYNKGLEAYDRNPNPSVGDGNMRIAEREFQLALDKCKDYHSDCYYYIGVINYSFENSKKAIEYFKKFQQFKSDDVKKYAPDHEKRLQDVAEVLKVYQDEMSFYDNKVPFEPKKVENVSSPVDEYFPMISPDNELMFFTRRVDRKAKGDIMSSIKEEFTWAKRKNIHSPFDIGTPLDIPFNDGTFDSYGAATLSVDNKEMIICACKDEKVNGQTYRNCDLYVTKYRRTGQGGNDYIWSPLENLGSAINTPDGWEGQPSLSADGNILYFTANRPNTQNDDIFFSERLDDNSWGPAQPFSIVNTPGKDKSPFIHQDSETFYFVSSVSQERKGLGGTDIFYMRKDDKGNWTKPKNIGYPINTEDDEIGLFVSIDGKEAYFSSRQRNNWDIYSFDLYEDARPQKVVMVKGELKVEDETELENVEIEITYENSNKVETIKVNSDDGKYAAIVKAKENEDVMLNIKKDGFAFDSQIIVKEDLAKAETITDKNMEIREIKVGEPYTINDILYATASAELNDRSKFILKQFARFLKQNTQYRILIQGHTDNEGNPDNNLSLSDRRANGVKDYLISLGIDKNRLESKGYGQTQPKVPNTSAANKAINRRTDFVIEEM encoded by the coding sequence ATGAAATATTTTTATTGGTCTCTGATTTTATGCCTCAACCTTATCCAATTCTCATTTGCTCAAGTAGAAGACGAATCGTGCTTACCACCCAATAAAAAAACACAAAAACTATTAGATAAAGCAAAAACATCTTCTCCCCAAGAAGCTGCCGATTTATTCCGTCAGGCAACAGAATCAGAACCAGATAACGCACAGGTACACTATGAATTTGCACTTTACGCTTACAATAAAGGCTTAGAAGCATACGATAGAAATCCAAATCCTTCGGTAGGGGATGGTAATATGCGTATTGCTGAACGTGAATTTCAATTAGCCCTTGATAAATGTAAGGACTATCATTCTGACTGCTATTACTATATTGGTGTCATAAATTACAGTTTTGAGAATTCAAAAAAAGCAATAGAATATTTTAAAAAATTTCAACAATTTAAAAGTGACGATGTTAAGAAATATGCTCCTGATCACGAAAAAAGGTTACAAGATGTTGCTGAAGTATTAAAAGTTTATCAAGACGAAATGTCCTTCTACGACAACAAAGTTCCCTTCGAACCTAAAAAAGTAGAAAATGTAAGTTCTCCCGTTGATGAATACTTTCCTATGATATCTCCCGATAATGAGTTAATGTTCTTTACTCGAAGAGTAGATAGAAAGGCAAAGGGCGACATTATGTCGAGTATTAAGGAGGAGTTTACATGGGCAAAACGTAAAAACATACACAGCCCTTTTGATATAGGAACGCCACTTGACATCCCTTTCAATGATGGAACATTTGATAGCTATGGAGCAGCAACACTCTCCGTAGATAACAAGGAAATGATTATCTGTGCATGTAAAGACGAAAAAGTAAACGGGCAAACCTATCGAAATTGCGATTTATATGTTACCAAATATCGAAGAACTGGTCAAGGGGGGAATGATTATATTTGGTCTCCACTGGAGAACCTAGGAAGTGCTATTAATACTCCTGATGGTTGGGAAGGACAACCTTCACTTTCAGCAGATGGAAATATTTTATATTTCACAGCGAATCGCCCGAATACTCAAAATGACGATATTTTCTTTTCCGAGCGTCTGGATGACAACTCTTGGGGACCTGCCCAGCCTTTTTCTATTGTCAATACGCCAGGAAAAGACAAAAGTCCATTTATCCATCAAGATAGCGAAACATTTTACTTTGTTTCTAGTGTTTCCCAAGAACGTAAAGGCTTAGGTGGGACAGATATCTTTTATATGCGGAAAGATGATAAGGGAAATTGGACTAAACCAAAAAACATTGGGTACCCAATTAACACAGAAGATGATGAGATCGGATTGTTTGTATCTATTGATGGAAAAGAAGCTTATTTTTCTTCTAGACAAAGAAACAACTGGGACATCTATTCTTTTGATTTATATGAAGATGCCAGACCTCAAAAAGTGGTTATGGTTAAAGGAGAATTAAAAGTAGAAGACGAAACAGAGCTAGAGAATGTAGAGATTGAAATTACCTACGAAAATTCAAATAAAGTAGAGACAATCAAGGTAAATTCGGATGATGGAAAATATGCTGCCATCGTAAAAGCAAAAGAAAATGAAGATGTCATGTTAAACATTAAAAAAGATGGATTTGCTTTCGATTCACAAATCATTGTTAAAGAAGATTTAGCTAAAGCTGAAACCATTACTGACAAGAACATGGAAATTCGAGAAATAAAAGTAGGTGAGCCTTATACAATCAATGATATTTTGTATGCTACAGCTTCAGCAGAGCTAAATGATCGCTCCAAATTTATTTTGAAACAATTTGCACGTTTTCTTAAACAAAACACACAATATCGAATCCTTATCCAAGGACATACAGATAATGAAGGTAATCCTGACAACAACCTATCTTTATCAGATCGAAGAGCAAATGGCGTAAAAGATTATTTGATTTCACTTGGCATTGATAAAAACCGTTTAGAATCAAAAGGATACGGACAAACACAGCCCAAAGTTCCAAACACAAGTGCAGCCAATAAGGCTATCAATCGTAGAACTGATTTTGTAATCGAGGAAATGTAA
- a CDS encoding T9SS type A sorting domain-containing protein, protein MKKLLLPIVALTMCISIAYSQTIVSVSFRGRATIDDINTIIGIPIAQFNVNYYKVTYNSVDAKGNPDVLSGLLMVPDSAGLVYPTLMYEHGTSACKTCVPSRYEETPDGDEGRAGLVFASVGFVSLLPDYVGMGDGNGFQTYVHYNTTVSASEDMLTAVRSWAADNDIALNDQLFITGYSQGGYAAAAFHKGMQDKHGASFVTAAAYNSGPYSLSGVMRDLILVDSAYQYPAYIPNTMLGFNEYYEAFDDIADVFKPEFVTDIQKYYDGDIYLTELNERIIDTLTQYFGSPVAYHMLNDNILDSIANRPNYIINKLLEQNDVYNWVPESPTRIFYCKGDDQVPYKNSEVAIAEMYLLGADTDDVKAEDLDDGSGMTHADCVQPAFTNTLFFFLGYYSVTVGLDKDVTSSYKVYPNPSTDKVFLDGDIQGASVMLYDLNGRERMANTAYDSFKGIDVSSLENGTYILVVTSQNGTVNFNKVIVGK, encoded by the coding sequence ATGAAAAAACTTTTACTTCCAATCGTTGCTTTAACAATGTGTATTTCAATTGCTTATAGCCAAACAATTGTTTCTGTATCCTTTAGAGGGCGTGCAACTATTGATGATATTAATACTATTATCGGTATTCCAATTGCTCAATTTAATGTTAACTATTATAAAGTAACTTATAATTCAGTAGATGCCAAAGGAAATCCAGATGTGTTATCTGGTTTATTGATGGTACCTGATAGCGCTGGATTAGTATATCCAACCTTAATGTATGAACATGGAACTTCTGCTTGTAAAACATGTGTTCCTTCTCGTTACGAAGAAACTCCTGATGGAGATGAAGGTAGAGCAGGTTTAGTGTTTGCGTCTGTTGGATTTGTTTCATTGCTTCCTGATTATGTAGGGATGGGGGATGGAAATGGGTTCCAAACCTACGTTCACTATAATACGACAGTATCTGCATCTGAAGATATGTTGACAGCAGTGAGATCATGGGCAGCTGATAACGATATAGCATTAAATGACCAATTATTTATTACAGGGTATTCTCAAGGAGGATATGCTGCTGCTGCTTTCCATAAAGGAATGCAAGATAAACATGGGGCTAGTTTTGTGACTGCTGCGGCATACAATTCAGGGCCATATAGCTTATCCGGAGTAATGAGAGACTTAATCCTAGTGGATTCTGCTTATCAATATCCTGCATATATTCCTAATACGATGTTAGGATTCAATGAATACTATGAAGCATTTGATGATATTGCAGATGTATTCAAGCCAGAATTTGTAACAGATATTCAAAAGTATTATGACGGTGATATTTATTTAACCGAATTGAATGAGCGTATCATTGATACGTTGACTCAATATTTTGGTTCTCCGGTCGCTTACCACATGTTGAATGATAATATTTTAGACTCTATTGCAAATAGACCAAATTATATTATTAATAAGTTATTAGAACAAAATGATGTGTATAACTGGGTGCCAGAAAGCCCTACACGTATTTTTTACTGTAAGGGAGATGATCAGGTTCCGTATAAAAATAGTGAGGTAGCTATCGCTGAAATGTATTTATTAGGTGCGGATACTGATGATGTAAAAGCTGAAGATTTAGATGATGGATCAGGAATGACTCATGCTGACTGTGTTCAACCTGCTTTTACAAATACACTTTTCTTCTTTTTAGGGTACTACTCTGTAACTGTAGGTTTAGATAAAGATGTAACTTCTTCTTATAAAGTTTATCCAAATCCTTCTACGGATAAAGTGTTCTTAGATGGTGATATCCAAGGTGCTAGCGTGATGCTTTATGACTTAAATGGAAGAGAAAGAATGGCAAATACAGCTTATGATTCTTTCAAAGGAATAGATGTTTCTAGTTTAGAAAATGGTACTTATATTTTAGTGGTTACATCTCAAAATGGAACAGTTAACTTTAACAAAGTCATCGTAGGGAAATAA